The following are from one region of the Rosistilla carotiformis genome:
- a CDS encoding DNA methyltransferase: MFNLIEKVLADDGSFFLNVGRTSQKPWLAQRVVELLRFRFKLQNEIIWAKSVTVNDRSYGQFRPVPGKRFLTPTHEHVYHLTKRGDVEIDRLALGVPYSHRTGLYRFKNFEDTRCGGTIWTIPHDSTKSREDKWSHPCPFPVELPVRCIKLHGIKEGMTVLDPFNGVGGSTTAMAQLGVNGIGIDLDEGYCQTAKSRLLEEQDRIAQFRKTTTDSEDADMEELLYLRQELMVILEDCIDLGGQSSQQNIKELYEMMESSKQFGFNVVLASISPELHEFYRGLPASLAA, from the coding sequence GTGTTCAATTTGATTGAGAAAGTGCTGGCCGATGACGGCAGTTTCTTTCTGAATGTCGGAAGAACTTCTCAGAAGCCATGGCTTGCACAACGTGTTGTGGAATTGTTGCGTTTTCGATTCAAACTTCAAAACGAGATCATTTGGGCAAAATCCGTAACGGTGAATGATCGGTCCTATGGACAATTTCGCCCTGTGCCGGGCAAGCGATTCTTAACGCCGACCCACGAACATGTTTACCACCTGACCAAACGTGGTGACGTGGAAATCGACCGACTTGCCCTTGGCGTTCCCTATTCTCATCGGACAGGTCTCTATCGATTCAAGAACTTTGAAGATACCCGGTGTGGAGGAACCATTTGGACAATTCCCCACGACAGCACCAAGAGCCGTGAGGATAAATGGTCGCATCCTTGCCCATTTCCGGTGGAGCTTCCTGTTCGCTGCATCAAATTGCATGGCATCAAGGAGGGCATGACCGTTCTTGATCCGTTCAATGGTGTTGGCGGATCGACGACGGCGATGGCTCAATTGGGCGTCAATGGGATCGGGATCGACCTCGATGAAGGATATTGCCAAACCGCAAAGTCACGACTGCTTGAAGAGCAGGACCGAATCGCTCAATTTCGAAAAACCACAACCGACTCGGAGGATGCAGATATGGAAGAGTTGCTCTACTTGCGACAAGAACTCATGGTGATCTTGGAGGACTGCATTGACCTTGGCGGCCAAAGTTCGCAGCAAAATATCAAAGAACTTTATGAAATGATGGAGTCGAGCAAACAGTTTGGGTTCAATGTCGTGCTTGCTTCCATTAGTCCCGAACTCCACGAGTTCTATCGGGGATTGCCTGCCTCACTTGCTGCGTAA
- a CDS encoding zincin-like metallopeptidase domain-containing protein → MIMKNKAEEAAKQILSAFESPESLPGPIARVIVNRRDGSPCRKWSWRNQLIVAINGYSEARGFRQWDKVERRVKKGEKSIRILSPLSKSIKDKNDEDRIMVYGFRGTPVFGIEQTEGKPITGCDREVLAWLNDLPLREVADAWGLSVEAYNGSGANYAGVYRHDQSIALGVKDLSTWCHELVHAADHRNGKLQGSSKPSQEIVAQLGSSVILTILGFKHDADLGRCWSYIQQFAGESTDKALKKCGEVLDRTCDAVALILDEAERLSLEPAANSERGETNETI, encoded by the coding sequence ATGATAATGAAGAACAAGGCTGAAGAAGCCGCAAAACAAATTCTCAGTGCTTTCGAATCACCAGAGTCACTTCCCGGCCCAATAGCGAGGGTCATTGTGAACAGGAGAGACGGATCACCATGCCGGAAATGGTCGTGGCGGAATCAACTCATTGTCGCCATCAACGGTTATTCGGAGGCTCGGGGATTTCGGCAATGGGATAAAGTCGAGCGTCGTGTCAAGAAAGGTGAGAAGTCGATTCGAATCCTTTCACCACTTTCTAAATCGATTAAGGATAAGAACGATGAGGATCGAATCATGGTTTACGGTTTTCGGGGGACACCAGTGTTTGGAATCGAACAGACGGAGGGGAAGCCAATTACAGGTTGTGACCGGGAGGTTTTAGCATGGCTAAATGATCTCCCGCTTCGAGAAGTCGCTGATGCTTGGGGCCTTTCGGTCGAAGCATACAATGGATCTGGTGCGAATTACGCTGGCGTCTATCGTCATGACCAATCGATTGCGTTGGGAGTCAAAGATTTATCTACATGGTGCCATGAGTTGGTTCACGCTGCCGATCACCGCAATGGTAAGCTCCAAGGCAGCAGTAAACCAAGTCAAGAAATCGTGGCTCAACTTGGTAGTTCAGTGATCCTAACAATACTGGGGTTCAAACATGATGCCGATCTGGGCCGATGTTGGAGTTACATCCAACAGTTTGCTGGCGAAAGCACAGACAAGGCATTGAAGAAATGTGGTGAAGTCTTAGATCGCACCTGCGATGCGGTTGCGTTGATCCTTGATGAAGCCGAAAGGCTCTCATTGGAACCAGCGGCAAACAGTGAGCGAGGTGAAACAAATGAGACGATTTGA
- a CDS encoding HIT family protein produces the protein MDGKCPFCELAPENIWFQNETGVVLWDGFPVSEGHSLVVHHQHVASLFDLEPELQSELWRLVTETRERLQEKFQPDGYNIGLNDGVAAGQTVMHAHIHVIPRWNDDVPDPRGGVRWIIPDKANYWGDE, from the coding sequence ATGGATGGCAAATGCCCGTTTTGTGAACTCGCTCCAGAGAATATCTGGTTTCAAAACGAAACCGGTGTTGTTCTTTGGGATGGCTTCCCTGTGTCCGAAGGGCATTCCCTTGTTGTCCATCATCAACACGTCGCCAGCCTCTTTGACCTTGAACCTGAACTCCAGTCAGAATTGTGGCGGCTGGTAACTGAAACACGGGAACGGCTTCAGGAGAAGTTTCAACCAGATGGTTATAACATTGGCCTGAACGACGGCGTTGCTGCTGGCCAGACTGTGATGCACGCACACATCCATGTTATTCCTCGATGGAATGATGACGTTCCTGACCCACGAGGTGGTGTTCGATGGATCATCCCTGATAAAGCCAATTACTGGGGTGACGAATGA
- a CDS encoding HNH endonuclease — MSVAPPTPEDQVLFLRNIQRLLGEGQFTASYKFALLHAIADLCVIKGDDTGGSLDLDVKDIAEKFIELYWQQCRPFQSGSQSTGIILQQNTGRQAAVISTVIKAQDDFGSSLFKFKQTAPDLWRSLKGTVKRVVNEMPLWKLQTVGSERLDFLYDNLDTTTKTITLKPGVAFCFRAFYGLMRDLIQGAWVRFVQRLNANNLGNLTDLGTFMFDQERSSLEAYKHILIDVQDRQCFYCHQELRTNLEVDHFVPWSRYPTDLGHNFVLAHPRCNNSKSDYLAAEQHLESWSERNRVRSVELDQRLIDAGLPSDSLASIRITEWAYEQVEKSKGQVWLQQAVFQHLGPKWRELLVA; from the coding sequence ATGAGCGTTGCACCCCCAACACCTGAAGATCAGGTTCTCTTCCTCAGAAATATCCAACGGTTGCTTGGTGAGGGTCAATTCACGGCCTCTTACAAGTTTGCCCTGCTTCATGCCATTGCCGATTTGTGCGTTATCAAGGGCGATGATACCGGGGGTTCTTTGGATCTCGATGTGAAAGACATCGCTGAAAAGTTCATCGAACTTTATTGGCAACAATGCAGGCCATTCCAAAGCGGTAGTCAGTCAACTGGGATTATTCTTCAGCAGAACACAGGACGACAGGCAGCGGTCATCTCCACAGTCATTAAGGCCCAAGATGATTTCGGTAGTTCGCTTTTCAAATTCAAACAAACCGCACCGGACTTGTGGCGTTCATTGAAAGGAACTGTAAAACGGGTCGTCAACGAGATGCCGCTGTGGAAGTTGCAGACTGTTGGAAGTGAACGCCTCGATTTCCTGTATGACAACTTGGACACGACCACAAAGACGATCACACTGAAGCCCGGTGTGGCTTTCTGCTTCAGGGCTTTCTACGGCCTGATGCGAGATCTGATTCAGGGAGCATGGGTGAGATTCGTTCAGAGGCTCAACGCCAACAATCTCGGAAACCTGACCGACCTTGGGACGTTTATGTTCGATCAAGAGCGGTCATCGCTGGAAGCATACAAACACATTTTAATCGACGTTCAGGATCGACAGTGTTTCTATTGTCATCAAGAACTGCGAACCAATTTGGAAGTTGATCATTTTGTTCCTTGGTCTCGATATCCAACTGATCTGGGGCACAACTTTGTGTTGGCTCATCCACGTTGTAACAACTCAAAGTCCGACTATCTTGCCGCAGAACAACATTTGGAATCGTGGTCGGAAAGAAATCGGGTTCGGTCTGTTGAGTTGGACCAGCGATTGATTGATGCTGGATTGCCCTCAGATTCATTAGCTTCAATCAGGATCACGGAGTGGGCTTATGAGCAAGTTGAAAAGTCCAAGGGACAAGTGTGGTTACAACAAGCGGTGTTTCAGCACTTAGGACCGAAATGGCGGGAACTGTTGGTGGCGTGA
- a CDS encoding exonuclease/endonuclease/phosphatase family protein encodes MWKFGGWILFVVALVGCDSATKPTPDADRPVQPVVEQPTASNPSAKTGAISILAWNVESGGNYPEVIAKQLGEMSGYDVYCLSEVADENFDRYTAALGPKFQSVNGRTGRNDRLQISFDSDRFELLETKELMEHRDFTLNNGTHRSPLYVRLEDKVIGIQFIVMTNHLARGNAELRKQQAIGLREWARDQNVGVINIGDFNMDYDFHTERGNDAFPEILRDNIFSWVKPVDLIDTNWSDNDGDGNDNYPESMLDFALVAGPAKDWNPVCRVIVRENDFPDDKTTSDHRPIELRLTVK; translated from the coding sequence ATGTGGAAATTCGGTGGATGGATTCTCTTTGTTGTGGCTCTTGTTGGCTGTGATTCAGCGACAAAGCCAACACCGGATGCTGATCGGCCAGTTCAACCAGTGGTCGAACAGCCAACCGCTTCCAATCCTTCGGCAAAGACCGGAGCAATTTCCATTCTGGCATGGAATGTGGAATCAGGCGGCAACTATCCCGAGGTTATCGCCAAGCAGCTTGGTGAAATGAGCGGGTACGACGTTTATTGCCTGTCCGAAGTGGCCGACGAAAATTTTGACCGATACACCGCTGCCCTTGGTCCTAAATTTCAATCGGTCAATGGCCGTACCGGCAGGAACGACCGTCTCCAAATCAGTTTCGACTCAGATCGATTCGAGTTGCTGGAAACCAAAGAACTGATGGAGCATCGTGACTTTACGTTGAACAACGGAACTCATCGATCACCGCTTTACGTTCGACTTGAGGATAAAGTCATCGGCATTCAATTCATCGTAATGACGAACCATCTTGCCCGTGGTAACGCTGAACTCAGAAAACAACAAGCCATTGGACTCAGGGAGTGGGCTCGTGATCAGAACGTCGGCGTGATCAATATCGGCGATTTTAACATGGATTATGACTTCCACACTGAACGTGGAAACGACGCCTTCCCAGAGATCCTTAGAGACAACATTTTTTCATGGGTGAAGCCGGTTGATTTGATCGATACCAACTGGTCTGACAACGACGGAGACGGCAACGATAATTATCCAGAATCAATGCTGGACTTTGCTCTTGTGGCTGGTCCAGCCAAGGATTGGAATCCGGTTTGTCGTGTGATTGTTCGTGAAAATGATTTCCCCGATGATAAAACAACCAGTGATCATCGACCGATTGAATTGAGATTGACCGTGAAGTAG
- a CDS encoding NADAR family protein, whose protein sequence is MLDLETLRQRCSTGEQFDYLYFWGHQSSKDGKITKSCLSQWYESSFTVDGTVYQTAEHWMMAAKARLFGDEESLLQILESSDPKTAKALGRKVKNFDSSLWDENARRLVTEGNVAKFSQNSHLQEFLLGTGDAVLVEASPYDRIWGIGLKADDDRAKNPVTWQGQNLLGFALMDVREELSKQSGTTAPKE, encoded by the coding sequence ATGCTTGATCTTGAAACATTACGACAACGATGTTCGACCGGCGAACAATTCGACTACCTGTACTTCTGGGGGCATCAGTCGTCCAAGGATGGCAAGATCACGAAATCGTGCCTGAGCCAGTGGTACGAATCATCGTTCACCGTTGATGGAACAGTTTACCAAACTGCTGAGCATTGGATGATGGCGGCGAAAGCCCGGCTATTCGGCGACGAAGAATCGCTGTTACAAATTTTGGAATCAAGTGATCCAAAGACAGCGAAGGCCCTTGGCCGGAAAGTGAAGAACTTCGACAGTTCACTTTGGGATGAGAACGCTCGTCGTCTTGTGACCGAGGGCAACGTCGCCAAGTTCAGCCAGAACAGTCACCTTCAAGAGTTCCTGTTGGGGACTGGCGATGCCGTGCTTGTTGAAGCAAGTCCGTATGATCGAATTTGGGGAATTGGTTTGAAAGCAGACGATGACCGGGCAAAGAACCCCGTGACGTGGCAGGGGCAGAACTTGCTTGGGTTTGCTTTGATGGATGTTCGTGAAGAGTTGTCAAAGCAGTCGGGAACAACGGCACCGAAGGAGTGA
- a CDS encoding serine/threonine protein kinase, protein MNKTLDLPPLNEQDSVAALIETLKVGLQYPADDGFNDSYCRIRAILRRHPLLKGKLPEFLASSTTLEAYRVWMKQRYEKSFEWNSHVGNALAQLISLLSSGDSLDNYDIERELGRGGFGRIFVARHKLTERRFAIKFYQPMFHDGGGTALSRFFQEASMLYDLQHPNIVTVRDVGLYRERPFIVMDYFESLTLNRALMAYGRMPPVKALSMVKLMTSALQHAHEKQIVHRDLTPGNVLLAPNDCRIIDFGLGVYVERSLTSRLTQQGENPAGGHYTARELIDNPKLIDRRSDIYSIGALWYNAVTNTVPGGANFADSLTEIAELPESHRAIILTCLSDMEHRYQSCEELQSAIQANEEAIE, encoded by the coding sequence ATGAACAAAACGCTAGATTTGCCGCCGTTGAACGAACAAGACTCCGTTGCTGCGCTCATCGAAACGCTGAAAGTCGGACTCCAGTATCCCGCCGACGATGGCTTTAACGACTCATATTGCCGCATACGAGCGATCCTTCGTCGCCATCCTTTGCTCAAGGGGAAACTTCCAGAATTTCTGGCAAGTAGCACGACGTTAGAAGCCTATCGTGTGTGGATGAAGCAACGGTACGAGAAGTCGTTCGAGTGGAATTCTCATGTCGGTAATGCTCTCGCACAACTCATAAGTCTTTTGTCGTCTGGGGATTCCTTGGACAACTACGATATTGAGAGAGAGTTGGGCCGTGGTGGATTTGGCCGAATCTTTGTTGCACGTCACAAGCTAACCGAACGACGATTCGCAATAAAATTCTATCAACCGATGTTTCATGACGGCGGCGGTACAGCCCTAAGCCGATTCTTTCAAGAAGCAAGCATGTTGTATGACCTTCAACATCCAAACATCGTAACTGTCCGGGACGTAGGCCTGTATCGAGAGCGTCCTTTTATTGTGATGGACTACTTCGAAAGCTTGACGCTCAATCGAGCGTTGATGGCGTATGGGCGAATGCCACCAGTGAAGGCGTTGTCGATGGTGAAGTTAATGACCTCGGCCCTGCAACACGCACACGAGAAACAAATTGTACATCGAGACCTTACGCCGGGTAATGTTCTCCTCGCACCCAACGACTGCCGCATAATTGATTTCGGTCTGGGAGTTTACGTTGAACGTTCCTTGACTTCCCGGCTCACACAACAGGGAGAAAACCCCGCAGGAGGTCACTATACCGCCCGTGAGTTGATTGATAATCCCAAACTCATTGATCGACGGTCGGACATTTATTCTATAGGTGCTCTGTGGTACAACGCTGTAACGAACACTGTTCCCGGTGGAGCCAATTTCGCCGATTCCCTGACTGAGATCGCTGAACTGCCCGAGAGCCACCGTGCAATAATATTGACTTGTCTTTCGGATATGGAGCATCGCTACCAATCCTGCGAAGAGTTGCAGTCCGCAATCCAAGCAAATGAGGAGGCTATCGAGTGA
- a CDS encoding tetratricopeptide repeat protein, with amino-acid sequence MSKEFTFKLAFEDFDISLLGDEVKLGSDEFTSKVSQFFAKQFAGFGGRARVIVSDADQEIEVHWTKEANWKDPKEKILDLLNDGKLTTALPMLWTLVQQDPTDADNLYHLGVVYSELRQFDKASATLEQLIEIAPDHVHGLTALGVAEINSGNLLIAEEWLRKATKVDPKNQWALRNLGACLMKQDRYQDASEILSRCLAEAPKDIAAMVGLGEAQEALGDDSSADGLYRMAIQIGGPEHIVDIAKERRTKIAENRMRENSDVRLDVVEYIGMALEKFRTMEPKQIQDLGIEIGLLGTKGLSINDPTKTYKVKSLDGEFTGLQLVSIMYAAFEQFAPGTNVGVDFSKEYQIAAEQ; translated from the coding sequence ATGTCCAAAGAGTTCACATTCAAATTAGCTTTCGAGGACTTTGATATCTCGCTGCTTGGCGATGAGGTCAAGTTGGGATCAGACGAGTTTACATCCAAGGTAAGCCAATTTTTTGCTAAGCAGTTTGCTGGTTTCGGTGGTCGGGCTCGTGTGATCGTGAGTGATGCCGATCAAGAAATCGAAGTCCACTGGACCAAGGAAGCCAATTGGAAAGATCCCAAAGAGAAAATCCTTGATCTGCTAAACGATGGAAAGCTGACGACCGCTTTGCCGATGTTGTGGACTCTGGTTCAGCAAGACCCAACCGATGCTGACAATCTTTATCATCTTGGTGTCGTTTACAGCGAACTACGCCAGTTCGACAAAGCATCCGCAACTTTGGAGCAACTTATTGAAATTGCACCAGATCACGTTCATGGGCTGACGGCTCTTGGAGTTGCGGAAATTAACTCTGGCAATTTGTTGATTGCGGAAGAGTGGCTTCGGAAGGCAACAAAGGTTGACCCCAAAAACCAATGGGCCTTGAGAAATCTTGGTGCCTGTTTGATGAAACAGGATCGCTATCAAGATGCCAGCGAGATTTTGAGCCGCTGCCTTGCTGAAGCTCCCAAAGATATCGCCGCCATGGTTGGACTTGGCGAAGCTCAAGAGGCCCTTGGTGATGATTCCTCGGCTGATGGTCTTTATCGAATGGCAATTCAAATCGGCGGTCCAGAGCACATCGTCGATATCGCAAAAGAACGTCGAACGAAAATCGCTGAAAATCGGATGCGGGAAAACTCCGATGTTCGTCTGGATGTTGTCGAGTACATCGGAATGGCGCTGGAAAAGTTTCGGACTATGGAACCGAAGCAGATTCAAGATCTTGGAATCGAAATTGGTTTGCTTGGCACAAAGGGGCTGAGCATCAACGATCCCACCAAAACTTACAAAGTGAAATCGCTTGACGGCGAGTTCACTGGCCTACAACTTGTCTCGATCATGTATGCAGCATTCGAGCAGTTCGCACCGGGAACCAACGTAGGTGTGGATTTCAGCAAGGAATATCAAATCGCTGCGGAACAGTAG
- a CDS encoding DUF2290 domain-containing protein, giving the protein MIGDGMFNDQINRAADVLNQLDLLERQEYCPNRSVKAATFRALSYRETFERTIQEIAYDFILSDQSLIHFSKSGNNEHDGGLSYSYLDCPLEVQSYQDFSAEWLDIKPEDANYDDVIAEWGDSLRQEYEQYVNTCEARPVTPIRYDYAASAYMPGRHPVSHVHFGFKNHIRVATRRMLRPISFVLLVIRQRYPDEWMRFLSLDEGRHLCQEIRGTLDLVSSEFWDEPDEHQMILE; this is encoded by the coding sequence GTGATCGGCGATGGCATGTTTAATGACCAGATCAATCGTGCGGCTGATGTGCTGAACCAACTTGATCTACTTGAAAGGCAAGAGTATTGCCCAAACCGGAGCGTAAAAGCGGCGACGTTTCGAGCGCTGTCGTACCGTGAAACATTCGAACGCACAATACAAGAGATTGCCTATGACTTTATTCTCTCAGATCAATCTCTCATTCATTTTAGCAAATCGGGTAACAATGAGCATGATGGTGGATTGAGCTACTCCTATCTCGATTGTCCTTTGGAAGTTCAGTCGTATCAGGACTTTTCCGCCGAGTGGCTTGACATTAAACCCGAAGACGCAAATTACGATGACGTAATTGCAGAATGGGGTGACTCTCTTCGCCAAGAGTACGAACAATATGTGAACACTTGCGAGGCGAGACCGGTTACTCCGATTCGATACGATTACGCAGCGAGTGCCTATATGCCCGGCAGACATCCAGTCTCGCATGTTCACTTTGGCTTCAAGAATCATATTCGAGTTGCGACAAGGCGTATGTTGAGACCGATTTCGTTTGTCTTACTTGTGATTCGGCAAAGATATCCTGATGAATGGATGCGATTTCTCTCACTTGATGAAGGCCGCCACTTGTGTCAGGAAATAAGGGGAACTCTTGATTTAGTTAGTAGTGAATTCTGGGATGAACCTGACGAGCATCAGATGATATTGGAATAA
- a CDS encoding DEAD/DEAH box helicase: MQIFPSKQQFKKFPAAEALLDVLEANEGRLGLKESVLYHNFPLYRDEEGGIIVADAMLLSPCHGVVGFALTNAGPGASSDELSACIPVVEQLPAHVHSRLIRNKSLRKSSVNLSFDITPFVFAPFLGTVPEDIEFDCDVVTELTTLADYLEAIREEPMDETVFSELVATIDGAKGLIRTKKRDISGKDQKSKGKQAELVEAAITNFDQQQKHGIMGVVTGPQRIRGLAGSGKTVVLAMKAAQTHLQNPDARIAFTFSTKSLYQHVKRLITRFYRQFDDQDPDWDRVQILHGWGGKSSPGLYSLSCEQHEVPSLTVPEAKRQSLGDAFEHACTVLMETARIQPQFDYIFVDEGQDFPLSFIRLCHLLAENGKFVYAYDELQTLFHATTPGQSEVFGVGEDGTPNATFEEDIILHKCYRNPREIIVCAHGLGFGFYSERIDQMLENQKHWEDIGYRVVSGTFEEGEKIVVERPEDNSLTVISDISGLDEIVKGYVATNFQDEVRYVVDNIASDIADGLTPEDILVVSVDDRNAKAYLSSVEMGLMKKKISCNNLHSDSFGIQDFAKDGRVTLATVHKAKGNEAFMVYVVGVDAVMYRPNVNKRNKLFTAMTRAKGWVRVSGEGEGAAQFIKELTTAKAKFPRLEFTYPSEEELKVMKRDLAESADQKLRQKRLLDQLREELSDEEIRRLMNEETPKGKVATKKVGNSTRRKGD, translated from the coding sequence ATGCAAATATTTCCAAGCAAGCAGCAATTCAAGAAGTTTCCCGCAGCAGAAGCTCTATTAGATGTACTTGAGGCAAATGAAGGACGATTGGGCCTAAAGGAAAGCGTTCTGTACCACAATTTCCCTCTCTATCGAGATGAAGAGGGTGGAATTATTGTTGCAGATGCCATGCTTTTGTCTCCTTGTCATGGCGTGGTTGGATTTGCGTTAACTAATGCTGGGCCGGGAGCTTCATCCGATGAACTATCCGCTTGTATCCCAGTCGTAGAGCAGCTACCAGCCCATGTTCATTCACGCTTGATTCGCAATAAGTCGCTCCGAAAATCTTCGGTTAACCTCAGCTTCGACATCACACCATTTGTATTTGCTCCGTTTCTTGGAACTGTTCCAGAGGATATCGAGTTCGATTGCGATGTGGTTACTGAGTTAACGACTCTGGCCGACTACTTGGAAGCTATTCGTGAAGAGCCGATGGATGAAACTGTTTTCTCGGAATTGGTAGCAACCATTGATGGAGCAAAGGGCCTTATCCGCACTAAGAAGCGAGACATTTCAGGCAAGGACCAGAAATCAAAAGGTAAGCAGGCGGAACTGGTAGAGGCAGCCATTACGAATTTTGACCAGCAACAAAAACATGGAATTATGGGCGTCGTCACCGGCCCCCAACGAATTCGTGGTCTCGCAGGCTCGGGAAAAACTGTTGTTTTGGCTATGAAAGCAGCCCAAACACATCTCCAGAATCCCGATGCCCGAATTGCTTTTACATTTTCGACGAAGAGTCTCTACCAGCATGTAAAGCGCTTGATCACTCGTTTCTATCGCCAGTTTGATGACCAAGACCCGGACTGGGATCGGGTGCAAATTCTCCACGGCTGGGGTGGGAAAAGCAGCCCCGGACTCTATTCACTGTCTTGCGAGCAACACGAAGTTCCATCGCTCACAGTTCCCGAAGCGAAACGCCAATCGCTCGGTGATGCGTTTGAACACGCCTGCACAGTTCTAATGGAGACGGCTCGGATACAACCTCAGTTTGATTACATCTTCGTCGATGAAGGGCAGGATTTTCCATTGTCGTTTATCCGCCTGTGTCATTTGTTGGCCGAGAATGGGAAATTCGTTTACGCCTATGATGAGCTACAAACGCTATTTCACGCAACAACGCCCGGTCAATCCGAAGTCTTTGGTGTGGGGGAGGACGGCACACCTAACGCAACCTTCGAGGAAGATATTATTCTTCATAAGTGCTATCGAAACCCCCGTGAAATTATCGTGTGCGCTCACGGTCTCGGATTCGGCTTCTACAGCGAACGAATCGACCAAATGCTCGAAAATCAAAAACATTGGGAAGACATCGGGTATCGAGTCGTGAGTGGAACCTTTGAAGAGGGCGAGAAGATTGTCGTTGAACGGCCTGAAGACAATTCACTTACGGTCATTTCGGACATCAGTGGATTGGATGAGATTGTCAAAGGATATGTCGCAACCAACTTTCAAGACGAAGTGAGATACGTTGTCGATAACATCGCCAGTGACATTGCAGACGGACTGACGCCAGAGGATATCCTCGTTGTTTCAGTGGATGATCGAAATGCGAAAGCCTATCTTTCATCCGTTGAAATGGGGCTGATGAAGAAAAAGATCAGTTGCAACAACCTTCACAGCGATAGCTTCGGCATTCAGGACTTTGCTAAAGACGGACGAGTTACTCTTGCGACTGTTCACAAAGCGAAAGGGAATGAAGCGTTTATGGTATATGTCGTGGGCGTTGACGCCGTGATGTATCGCCCAAATGTTAACAAGCGGAATAAATTGTTTACGGCGATGACCCGTGCGAAAGGTTGGGTTCGGGTTAGCGGTGAGGGCGAAGGTGCAGCGCAATTTATCAAAGAATTAACAACTGCGAAAGCAAAGTTCCCTCGCCTCGAATTTACTTACCCTAGTGAAGAGGAATTGAAGGTAATGAAACGGGATCTGGCTGAGTCAGCCGATCAGAAGTTACGGCAAAAGAGACTGCTGGATCAGCTAAGAGAGGAACTAAGCGATGAAGAGATCCGACGATTGATGAATGAAGAGACCCCGAAAGGAAAAGTAGCAACGAAGAAGGTAGGAAATTCGACACGTCGAAAGGGAGATTAG